The Mycobacterium seoulense genome has a window encoding:
- a CDS encoding FAD-dependent monooxygenase — translation MSSHENVDHAVLVAGGGPTGLMLAGELALAGADTAIVERRAGQDVIGARAGGLHARTIEVLDQRGIADRFLARGQVAQVTGFSQIRLDISDFPTRHPYGLALWQNEIERILADWVNELGVRFYRGHEVTGIAQDRGGVDVALSDGRSLRGGYLVGCDGGRSAVRKAAGIDFPGWEPTTSYLLAEVEMDFGTGEPPEWGIRHDALGVHSLAAAEDGRVRVMVTEQRLEPNGEPTLRDLTEALTAVYGTDYGIHSPAWLSRFTDMARQAATYRDGRVLLAGDAAHVHHPVGGQGLNTGVQDAVNLGWKLGQVVNGFAPDGLLDTYHAERHPIAARVLRNSIAQMALLRPDDRTKAVRDIMSELLDMDEPRKRFAGMMSGLDIRYDLGDGHPLLGRRVPDLEVLTADGPLRIFTLLHRARPVLLNLGEPRRFDIPAWADRVRLIDAEYAGTWELPVVGAVRPPAAVLIRPDGHVAWVDGCGDSELGDALAAWCGAPRVA, via the coding sequence ATGTCGTCGCACGAAAACGTCGACCACGCGGTGCTGGTGGCCGGAGGGGGTCCGACGGGGCTGATGCTGGCCGGTGAATTGGCGTTGGCGGGGGCCGATACGGCGATAGTCGAGCGGCGCGCCGGCCAGGACGTCATCGGTGCACGCGCCGGCGGTCTGCATGCGCGCACCATCGAGGTTCTCGATCAGCGAGGGATCGCCGACCGGTTCCTTGCCCGCGGACAAGTCGCCCAGGTCACCGGGTTCTCCCAGATTCGTCTGGACATCAGCGACTTTCCCACCCGCCACCCGTACGGACTCGCGCTGTGGCAGAACGAGATTGAACGCATACTCGCCGACTGGGTCAACGAGCTGGGAGTGCGATTCTATCGCGGACACGAGGTGACGGGCATCGCCCAAGACCGCGGCGGCGTGGACGTCGCGTTGTCCGACGGCCGGTCTCTGCGAGGGGGATACCTCGTCGGCTGCGACGGTGGACGCAGCGCGGTCCGCAAGGCCGCCGGCATCGACTTCCCCGGGTGGGAGCCGACCACCAGCTACCTGCTCGCCGAGGTCGAAATGGATTTCGGGACAGGCGAACCGCCGGAATGGGGAATCCGCCACGACGCGCTTGGAGTCCACTCCCTGGCCGCGGCGGAGGATGGGCGGGTGCGGGTGATGGTCACCGAGCAGCGCCTCGAGCCCAACGGCGAACCTACGTTGCGCGACCTGACCGAGGCGCTCACCGCCGTCTACGGGACGGATTACGGGATTCACAGTCCCGCTTGGCTTTCCAGGTTCACCGACATGGCGCGACAGGCCGCGACCTATCGTGACGGACGCGTCCTGCTGGCCGGTGACGCCGCGCATGTTCACCATCCCGTCGGCGGACAGGGCCTGAATACCGGCGTGCAGGACGCGGTCAACCTGGGATGGAAGCTGGGACAGGTGGTCAACGGGTTCGCGCCCGACGGGCTGCTCGACACCTACCACGCCGAACGGCACCCGATCGCCGCGCGGGTGCTGCGCAACTCGATCGCGCAAATGGCGCTTCTTCGCCCGGATGACCGCACGAAAGCGGTGCGCGACATCATGTCTGAGCTGCTCGACATGGACGAACCTCGCAAACGGTTCGCCGGCATGATGTCCGGCCTGGACATCCGTTACGACTTGGGCGACGGACACCCACTGCTCGGACGCCGCGTGCCCGATCTCGAGGTGCTCACCGCTGACGGCCCGCTGCGGATTTTCACGCTGCTGCACCGGGCCCGGCCGGTGTTGCTCAACCTCGGCGAACCCCGCCGGTTCGACATCCCCGCGTGGGCGGATCGGGTCCGGCTGATCGACGCGGAATATGCGGGCACCTGGGAGCTTCCCGTAGTCGGCGCGGTCAGGCCTCCAGCCGCGGTGTTGATCCGTCCGGACGGGCACGTCGCCTGGGTGGACGGATGCGGCGATTCCGAACTCGGGGACGCGCTCGCCGCGTGGTGCGGCGCCCCACGCGTCGCCTAG
- the zwf gene encoding glucose-6-phosphate dehydrogenase, with amino-acid sequence MADKKPQTISYPAADGRPRRHETERLDPHVIVLFGATGDLAKRKLIPGLAYLDQSELAPDIHIVATSLEDMSDDEFREIAKDAIESFGAHKLTPEQWSNFAKILTYVPQGAGPEALAAAVADAEAELGPDVRRLHYLSVPPKAAREVITMLSDAKLVERSRVVMEKPFGTDFASAVALNDFVHETFEESQIFRIDHFLGKEAAQNILAFRFANGLFEPIWNRNFIDHIQIDIPEALGLDQRANFYEETGAYKDMVVTHLFQVMAFVVMEPPTALEPFAISEEKNKVFRSMLPVKPSNVVRGQYNGYRDEKGVAKDSDTETFIALKVGIDNWRWAGVPIYLRTGKKMAEGIRIISIAFREAPRTMFPPGSGVGTQGPDHLTFDLADNSKVSLSFYGKRPGPGMKLDKLSMQFSSQEIGTVVDVLEAYERLILDAMRGDHTLFTTAEGIESLWERSQELLDDPPPAKMYQPGTWGPNAIHQLIAPNAWRLPFEREWRDVRG; translated from the coding sequence GTGGCCGACAAGAAACCGCAGACCATCTCTTACCCGGCGGCCGATGGACGTCCGCGCCGCCACGAGACCGAACGGCTCGACCCCCACGTCATCGTCCTCTTCGGCGCGACGGGGGATCTGGCCAAACGCAAGCTGATCCCGGGCCTGGCCTATCTGGATCAGTCCGAGCTCGCACCCGACATCCATATCGTCGCGACGTCGCTGGAAGACATGAGTGACGACGAATTCCGCGAGATCGCCAAAGACGCGATCGAATCGTTCGGCGCGCACAAGCTCACACCCGAGCAGTGGTCCAACTTCGCGAAGATCCTCACCTACGTCCCGCAGGGCGCCGGGCCGGAAGCACTGGCCGCGGCGGTCGCCGACGCCGAAGCCGAACTGGGACCCGACGTCAGGCGTCTGCATTACCTGTCGGTGCCGCCGAAGGCGGCACGCGAGGTCATCACCATGCTGAGCGACGCCAAGCTCGTCGAGCGTTCGAGGGTGGTGATGGAGAAGCCGTTCGGGACGGACTTCGCGAGCGCGGTGGCACTCAACGACTTCGTGCACGAAACGTTCGAGGAATCCCAGATCTTCCGTATCGACCACTTCCTGGGCAAGGAGGCCGCCCAGAACATCTTGGCGTTCCGCTTCGCCAACGGTCTGTTCGAGCCGATCTGGAACCGCAACTTCATCGACCACATCCAGATCGACATCCCCGAAGCACTCGGCCTGGATCAGCGGGCAAACTTCTATGAGGAGACCGGCGCCTACAAGGACATGGTCGTGACCCACCTCTTCCAGGTGATGGCGTTCGTGGTCATGGAGCCGCCGACGGCGCTCGAACCCTTTGCCATCAGCGAAGAAAAGAACAAGGTGTTCCGGTCGATGCTGCCGGTCAAGCCTTCCAACGTCGTACGCGGCCAGTACAACGGATACCGCGACGAAAAAGGCGTGGCGAAGGATTCCGATACCGAGACGTTCATCGCCCTCAAGGTCGGCATCGACAACTGGCGCTGGGCCGGCGTGCCCATCTATCTCCGTACCGGCAAGAAGATGGCCGAGGGCATCCGCATCATCTCGATCGCGTTCCGTGAGGCGCCCCGGACGATGTTTCCCCCCGGCTCCGGGGTCGGCACTCAGGGTCCCGATCACCTCACGTTCGACCTCGCCGACAACTCGAAGGTGTCGCTGTCTTTCTACGGCAAGCGACCGGGCCCCGGCATGAAGCTGGACAAGCTGTCCATGCAGTTCTCCTCCCAGGAGATCGGCACCGTCGTGGACGTGCTGGAGGCCTACGAACGGCTCATTCTCGACGCGATGCGGGGTGACCACACGCTGTTCACCACTGCGGAGGGCATCGAATCATTGTGGGAGCGTTCGCAGGAGCTGCTCGACGACCCACCTCCGGCGAAGATGTACCAGCCGGGCACCTGGGGCCCCAACGCCATTCATCAACTGATCGCACCCAATGCCTGGCGGTTGCCCTTCGAGCGGGAGTGGCGTGACGTCAGGGGCTGA